Sequence from the Miscanthus floridulus cultivar M001 chromosome 16, ASM1932011v1, whole genome shotgun sequence genome:
CCATGGGCAACTGCTGGGGCGCCAAGATCAGCTCTTACAGCCCGTCCCGCGGCGCCATCTCCCCATCaggttccttccttccttccttcttcttcttcttcttcttcttcttcttcttcttcttcttcttcttcttctttccatcaTCAATCAATCATGTTAGCCTTTTGTGCTCTTCCCCTTTCGTCGTCCAACTGTCCTCCTCTGCGATTCTCCTCCGTTCATTTCGACACTAGCTGCTGCTAATCCCCTTTTAGTTTTCATATATAATATATAAAACCAATCAATCAATCGGCTCATCACAGGCTGTGTCCGCGTGTATGATCACTGCCATCACATACTTTGGCACCTAGTGCCTGGCGCCCGCGCGTGCTCAAAAGAAACACGTCTGTTTTCAGTTTTCGCATACGATTCGCCCTCTTGGATCCTTCCATGTGCTTAAGGCCAAAGCCTTTCGTTTTCCAGTTTCCGTATTTCAGTGTTATGATATGAGAATGGTATTGGTAGCGCAGCTCACTTTATAGGACTTTTTCCTCACATGCCATGCCACTGACGGCACTGGATTGAACGTTCAGATTTTGGTGCTACCTTTCTGCGAAATCCTTGCCCGTTTTTCAATGTTTTTGACTGCTCCACGACGACAAAAGGTTTACTTGTTTTGTTTCTAAGCCAAGCTAAGGAAGTAAAGACGAAACTTCAGTTTTGGTGCCACTGCTACCTACCTCCAACTTCGTTCATggattcttttccttttctttctccCTTTATTAATACCGAAAAAAGGAATACAAATACCCCTGATAAACTGtaatcagtctgttcgcttgttggtttcagccgggGCTTATCAGCTATGGTATAGTGTTTTCCTATCCcaacaaactagcaccagccaggcttatcagccagaaccaaccagcgaataggctGAATAAGATGTACTGGCAGCTAGCTTGATTCGGCAGGGAAATGAATATGTTGCACGAAATTCTGAATTTCTATTGTTTTTCTTGATGATCGTCAGGGACAACTTCCAAGTTCGCTAGCAGGAATGGGGCAGCAGCCTTGAGCGGCTGCAGCAGCCATGCCTCATCGGCGTCGATGCTGCCAACCCCCCGCAGCGAGGATGAGATTCTGGAGTCGGCAAACGTCAAGGCCTTCACCTTCAATGAGCTGAGGACCGCCACCAGGAACTTCAGACCAGACAGTGTGCTGGGCGAGGGTGGGTTTGGCTCGGTCTTCAAGGGCTGGATTGATGAGAAGACGCTCGCCCCGACTAGACCGGGCACAGGGATGGTCATTGCCGTCAAGAAGCTCAACCAGGAAGGCTTCCAGGGTCACAAGGAGTGGCTGGTTAGTATCTGCATGGAGTTATTGTTTGTTGGGCAGAAGCCACTTGCTGTTTCGTGCCAGTTTTATGTTTTGTATAACGTGCAGTTCCTTTGATGTGCAGACTGAAGTGAATTACCTTGGAACGCTGTCGCACCCCTATCTTGTAAAGCTCGTTGGCTACTGCCTCGAAGACGAACAGCGCCTCCTTGTCTATGAGTTCATGCCACGCGGGAGTTTGGAGAATCATCTATTTAGGAGTAAGCATCTGCCCTTCCTTTTTGCTGCTACTTACTGCTCTTTCTCACATTTGAAGGAATGGTAATAAAATGTTTCGTTATTATGCAGGGAGCTCCTATTTCCAGCCACTGCCCTGGAACCTACGAATGAAAATTGCCCTTGGAGCAGCTAAAGGTCTTGCATATCTCCATAGCGATGAAGCTAAAGTCATCTACCGTGATTTCAAGACCTCTAATGTCCTTCTAGATGCGGTATGTAATATTCAGTAGTCGTATCCTTGTACAAACAGAATAGCTCTGTTGGTTTGGTTGAGCTCATAGCGACAAATATTCTGCAGAACTTCAATGCAAAGCTCTCTGATTTCGGGCTGGCCAAGGATGGTCCAACTGGTGACAAGAGCCATGTCTCCACCAGGGTGATGGGGACTCATGGGTATGCAGCTCCAGAATACCTTGCAACAGGTATTGCGGTGGTTCTAGATTCCAGATCATCATATGCAACTAGCATCATGAGCCATGAATTGCACTCAAATGATTGGAATTATATTGCTAAAATTTAACCAAATCTGTCCGAAACATGCATGATTGGATTGtagcaaaaaaaaattatgtCTCATTCACACTATATTCATGGTCATACTGCTGCCAGTCTTAAGAGTCATTTTGAATCTAATTACTGAACCTACTGACAAATGTCATTGTTCCTTGTGAAGGTCATCTGACCACCAAGAGTGACGTGTACAGCTTTGGAGTAGTACTCCTAGAAATGTTGTCAGGACGCCGAGCACTGGACAAGAACCGCCCGAACGGGGAGCACAACCTTGTAGAGTGGGCTAGGCCATACCTGAGAAGTAAGAGGCACATATTTCGCATCCTGGATCCCCGGCTGGGCGGGCAGTACTCCCTTGCTAGGGCGCAGAAGGTTGCAGCACTTGCCCTGCAATGCCTCTCAGTGGAGTCCAGGCACAGGCCCAGCATGGATGAGGTGGTAACGGCCTTAGAACAGCTCCAGGACGCCAAGGAAGGAGGTAACCATCACCTACAGAAGAGGCCAAGCAGTCGGAGCATGGACAACAATGGTGTCAAAGTGGCAGTGAAGGGGAAGCCTGCTCCTTCTGTAAAACCAGTTTGAGTGAGTGGATTATATGCTAGAGTATTTT
This genomic interval carries:
- the LOC136512740 gene encoding receptor-like cytoplasmic kinase 176, which translates into the protein MGNCWGAKISSYSPSRGAISPSGTTSKFASRNGAAALSGCSSHASSASMLPTPRSEDEILESANVKAFTFNELRTATRNFRPDSVLGEGGFGSVFKGWIDEKTLAPTRPGTGMVIAVKKLNQEGFQGHKEWLTEVNYLGTLSHPYLVKLVGYCLEDEQRLLVYEFMPRGSLENHLFRRSSYFQPLPWNLRMKIALGAAKGLAYLHSDEAKVIYRDFKTSNVLLDANFNAKLSDFGLAKDGPTGDKSHVSTRVMGTHGYAAPEYLATGHLTTKSDVYSFGVVLLEMLSGRRALDKNRPNGEHNLVEWARPYLRSKRHIFRILDPRLGGQYSLARAQKVAALALQCLSVESRHRPSMDEVVTALEQLQDAKEGGNHHLQKRPSSRSMDNNGVKVAVKGKPAPSVKPV